A genomic stretch from Arthrobacter sp. KBS0702 includes:
- a CDS encoding DinB family protein, translated as MLPEPAAPGGQPDRLDRAAVAAGYHRNCNDLEACLASATPEWLRRRSAGTRWSNEELLYHMVFGYMVVLALLPMVRVFGRLPLPVNRGFARLLNSGTAPFDVVNYWGSKAGARVFNHRRMAAKLRRVTSALERRLASEAPEDLGRSMSFPERWDPFFRLTMSLADIYAYPIEHFDFHAGQLSPDAPASRKFSPRPAPGK; from the coding sequence GTGCTCCCTGAACCCGCAGCTCCCGGCGGCCAACCGGACCGCCTCGACCGGGCGGCCGTGGCGGCTGGCTACCACCGAAACTGCAACGACTTGGAAGCCTGCCTGGCCTCCGCCACCCCGGAGTGGCTGCGGCGGCGCAGCGCGGGAACCCGCTGGAGCAACGAGGAACTGCTGTACCACATGGTGTTCGGCTACATGGTGGTGCTGGCGCTGCTGCCGATGGTGCGCGTCTTTGGCCGGCTGCCGCTTCCCGTCAACCGCGGCTTCGCGCGGCTGCTCAACTCCGGGACGGCACCGTTCGACGTCGTCAACTACTGGGGCTCCAAGGCCGGCGCCCGCGTGTTCAACCACCGCAGGATGGCCGCCAAACTCCGCCGCGTCACCTCGGCCCTGGAACGCCGCCTGGCGAGCGAGGCTCCTGAGGACTTGGGCCGCAGCATGTCTTTTCCCGAGCGCTGGGATCCGTTCTTCCGGCTGACGATGTCCCTGGCGGATATCTACGCCTACCCGATTGAGCACTTCGATTTCCATGCCGGCCAGCTGTCACCGGATGCCCCTGCTTCCCGGAAATTCAGCCCCCGGCCCGCCCCGGGAAAATAA
- a CDS encoding metal-sensitive transcriptional regulator, with translation MNESQTSATAALDDAAPQQHGYSANKDAYLKRLKRIEGQVRGIARMVDEDKYCIDILTQVAAVTKALHAVSLGLVEEHIGHCVVGAAAEPDPALRAEAIDFKVKEATDAIGRLLR, from the coding sequence ATGAACGAGTCCCAGACCTCCGCCACGGCCGCCCTGGACGACGCCGCGCCCCAGCAGCACGGCTACTCCGCCAACAAGGACGCCTACCTCAAGCGGCTCAAACGGATCGAGGGACAGGTCCGCGGCATCGCCCGGATGGTCGATGAGGACAAGTACTGCATCGACATCCTCACCCAGGTTGCCGCCGTCACCAAGGCCCTGCACGCCGTCAGCCTCGGGCTGGTTGAAGAGCACATCGGCCACTGTGTGGTCGGCGCGGCGGCCGAGCCGGATCCTGCACTCCGGGCGGAAGCCATCGACTTCAAAGTGAAGGAGGCCACCGATGCCATCGGGCGCCTGCTGCGGTAG
- a CDS encoding heavy-metal-associated domain-containing protein, with translation MSTVSTTIEVSGMTCGHCVSSVSEELESLAGVESVDVDLNAGGISTVTITSAKPLSPSEIGEAVAEAGYLVVANEA, from the coding sequence ATGAGCACCGTTTCCACCACCATCGAGGTATCCGGCATGACCTGCGGACACTGCGTCTCCTCCGTCTCCGAAGAACTTGAGTCCCTCGCCGGCGTCGAAAGCGTCGACGTCGACCTCAACGCCGGCGGCATCTCCACCGTGACGATCACCTCCGCGAAGCCGCTCTCGCCTTCCGAAATCGGCGAAGCAGTCGCCGAAGCCGGCTACCTGGTGGTAGCAAACGAGGCCTGA
- a CDS encoding cation-translocating P-type ATPase, whose amino-acid sequence MSNAQLLDQPGSRVIELDIEGMTCASCVGRVERKLGKLDGVTASVNLPLESARVTVPAGITDEQITATVNAAGYKATLRTPHETAAEAAAAGPAATLRPRLVAAAALTVPVFLISMFPALQFPNWGWVAGALALPVVSWAAWPFHRAAAVNARHLSSTMDTLVSIGVTSAYAFSAWQLLADPRLTEHPGMEGMGAGALYFEVAAVVTTFLLLGRYLEANAKQKAGDALKALLDLGAKDATVLRDGLEFKVPADRLRVGDVVVVRPGEKIATDGVVIEGSSAVDASLVTGESVPVEVGPDSQVTGATINTSGRLLVRATRVGADTTLAQMGRLVSQAQSGKAPIARLADRISAVFVPMVLVLAAVTFGVWLLAAGPAVSDAELRAAFTAAVAVLVIACPCALGLATPVGLLTGTGRGAQLGILIKGPQVLEDTRTVDTILLDKTGTVTTGHLAVDGTRAFAPFGESEVLRLAGAAEAASEHPVARAIAAAALTGGHGSGDAARLPAVTDFHSAPGGGVRGSVDGRLVTVGRSGWLQENGVAVSGAQREALSAAEAAGATAIWVAVDGEPAGIISLRDTLKPGSAAAIARLRELGLRPILLTGDNAAVAGQVAAAVGIPPEDVFAGVLPKGKVDAVRKLQAGGATVAMAGDGVNDAAALAQADLGIAMGSGTDVAIEAADLTVMGNDLRQVGQAIELSRRTLATIKTNLFWAFFYNAVGIPVAALGLLNPMIAGAAMAASSVLVVANSLRLRSFGK is encoded by the coding sequence GTGAGCAACGCGCAGCTGCTGGACCAGCCCGGAAGCCGGGTGATTGAACTCGACATCGAGGGCATGACCTGCGCCTCCTGTGTGGGGCGGGTCGAACGCAAGCTCGGAAAGCTCGACGGCGTCACCGCCTCGGTCAACCTGCCGCTCGAGTCCGCCCGGGTCACCGTTCCGGCCGGCATCACGGACGAGCAAATCACCGCCACCGTGAATGCCGCCGGCTACAAGGCCACGCTCCGAACACCGCATGAGACGGCGGCCGAGGCGGCGGCCGCGGGCCCGGCGGCAACGCTGAGGCCACGACTGGTGGCCGCGGCGGCCCTGACCGTCCCCGTGTTCCTGATTTCCATGTTCCCGGCCCTCCAGTTCCCGAACTGGGGCTGGGTTGCCGGCGCCCTGGCTTTGCCGGTGGTCAGCTGGGCGGCCTGGCCGTTCCACCGGGCCGCCGCCGTAAACGCCCGGCATCTGTCGTCCACCATGGACACGCTCGTGTCGATCGGCGTCACTTCCGCTTACGCCTTCTCCGCGTGGCAGCTCCTGGCCGATCCCAGGCTCACCGAGCACCCGGGCATGGAAGGCATGGGAGCCGGCGCACTGTACTTCGAGGTCGCCGCCGTCGTCACCACTTTCCTGCTGCTCGGCCGCTACCTGGAGGCCAACGCCAAGCAGAAGGCCGGCGACGCGCTTAAGGCCCTGCTGGACCTGGGCGCCAAGGACGCCACCGTCCTCCGGGACGGCCTGGAGTTCAAGGTGCCCGCCGACCGGCTCCGGGTCGGGGACGTCGTCGTCGTCCGCCCCGGCGAGAAGATCGCCACCGACGGCGTGGTCATCGAGGGCTCGTCCGCCGTCGACGCCTCCCTCGTCACCGGGGAATCGGTGCCGGTCGAAGTCGGACCGGACAGCCAGGTCACCGGCGCCACGATCAACACCTCCGGGCGGCTCCTGGTCCGCGCCACCAGGGTGGGCGCTGACACGACACTGGCCCAGATGGGCCGGCTGGTCTCCCAGGCGCAGTCCGGAAAGGCGCCAATTGCCCGGCTCGCGGACCGGATCAGCGCCGTCTTCGTCCCGATGGTCCTCGTCCTCGCCGCGGTCACTTTCGGCGTCTGGCTGCTCGCGGCCGGACCGGCCGTCAGCGACGCCGAGCTCCGCGCCGCCTTCACCGCCGCCGTCGCTGTGCTGGTCATCGCCTGCCCGTGCGCGCTGGGCCTGGCCACCCCGGTCGGCCTGCTCACCGGGACCGGACGCGGTGCCCAGCTGGGCATCCTGATCAAGGGTCCGCAGGTACTCGAAGACACCCGCACCGTGGATACCATCCTGCTGGACAAAACGGGCACGGTCACGACCGGCCACCTCGCCGTCGACGGCACCCGCGCCTTCGCTCCGTTCGGCGAAAGCGAGGTCCTGCGGCTCGCGGGTGCGGCAGAAGCCGCCTCCGAACATCCCGTCGCCCGGGCCATCGCCGCGGCGGCACTCACCGGCGGGCACGGGTCCGGCGACGCCGCTCGGCTGCCCGCAGTCACCGACTTCCATTCGGCCCCCGGCGGCGGCGTGCGCGGCAGCGTGGACGGGCGTCTCGTTACGGTGGGCCGGTCCGGCTGGCTGCAGGAGAACGGCGTCGCGGTCTCCGGAGCGCAGCGGGAGGCCCTGTCCGCCGCCGAGGCGGCCGGAGCCACCGCCATCTGGGTGGCCGTCGACGGGGAACCGGCCGGCATCATCAGCCTGCGGGACACGCTGAAGCCCGGCTCCGCGGCGGCCATTGCCCGGCTCCGCGAACTGGGCCTGCGACCCATCCTGCTGACCGGAGACAACGCCGCTGTGGCCGGCCAGGTTGCCGCCGCCGTCGGCATCCCGCCGGAGGACGTCTTCGCGGGCGTCCTGCCCAAGGGCAAGGTGGACGCGGTCCGGAAACTGCAGGCCGGCGGGGCCACGGTGGCAATGGCCGGCGACGGCGTGAACGACGCCGCGGCCCTGGCGCAGGCGGATCTGGGCATCGCCATGGGCTCCGGCACGGACGTCGCCATCGAAGCCGCGGACCTGACCGTGATGGGCAACGACCTGCGGCAGGTCGGACAGGCCATTGAGCTGTCCCGCCGGACGCTGGCCACGATCAAGACGAACCTGTTCTGGGCCTTCTTCTACAACGCGGTCGGCATCCCGGTGGCCGCGCTGGGCCTGCTCAATCCGATGATTGCCGGCGCGGCAATGGCGGCGAGCTCCGTGCTGGTGGTCGCCAACTCGCTGCGGCTCCGCAGCTTCGGCAAGTAG
- a CDS encoding WXG100 family type VII secretion target encodes MAIWGADVAQLKTLGSKLQAGSQEIENQKSMLTKVLAGTQWMGPDADKFRNEWNGEHMAALTRVSQALQQASQQATRNAADQESASSR; translated from the coding sequence ATGGCTATTTGGGGTGCAGATGTTGCTCAGCTCAAGACTCTTGGGTCGAAGCTGCAGGCCGGTTCGCAGGAGATCGAGAACCAGAAGTCGATGCTGACCAAGGTCCTGGCCGGAACCCAGTGGATGGGCCCGGATGCGGACAAGTTCCGGAACGAGTGGAACGGCGAGCACATGGCCGCCCTCACCCGGGTCTCGCAGGCCCTGCAGCAGGCCAGCCAGCAGGCCACCCGCAACGCCGCCGACCAGGAAAGCGCCTCCTCCCGCTAG
- a CDS encoding DMT family transporter has translation MASGLGVALFSSAVFGLSGSFAKALLETGWTPGAAVTARLTGAALVLAVPAVAALRGRWHQLRNNWLTVLLFGLIGVAACQLFYFNAVARLSVGVALLLEYLAPVIIVLWLWAASRKRPRPLTIAGTLLSLAGLVLVLDLTGAVKIDVAGVLWGIAAAVCLAIYFFITAKENDTLPPIVLASGGLMVGALVMWLAAATGLLPMAASTSDTRLGPWVTPWWVALGGLVVLATVLAYVSGVVAARALGSKVASFVSLTEVLFAVIWAWLLLGELPGPVQLLGGLLIVGGVVLVRLDELRRPAALAAELDHANDVEPVP, from the coding sequence CTGGCCTCGGGGCTCGGGGTGGCGTTGTTTTCCTCGGCCGTGTTCGGACTTTCCGGTTCCTTCGCCAAGGCGCTCCTGGAGACGGGCTGGACCCCCGGTGCCGCCGTGACGGCCCGGCTCACCGGAGCCGCGCTGGTCCTGGCGGTCCCGGCCGTCGCCGCCCTGCGGGGCCGCTGGCATCAGCTCCGGAACAACTGGCTCACGGTGCTGCTGTTCGGCCTGATCGGCGTGGCCGCGTGCCAGCTGTTCTACTTCAATGCGGTTGCGCGGCTGTCGGTCGGCGTTGCGCTCCTGCTCGAATACCTTGCCCCGGTCATCATTGTGCTGTGGCTCTGGGCGGCCAGCCGGAAGCGGCCGAGGCCGCTCACGATTGCGGGCACGCTGCTCTCGCTCGCCGGACTGGTCCTGGTGCTGGACCTCACCGGGGCGGTGAAAATCGACGTCGCCGGCGTGCTGTGGGGGATCGCGGCCGCGGTCTGCCTGGCCATCTACTTCTTCATCACGGCCAAGGAGAATGACACGCTCCCGCCGATCGTGCTGGCCTCGGGGGGACTCATGGTGGGTGCGCTGGTGATGTGGCTTGCGGCGGCGACCGGGCTGCTGCCGATGGCCGCCAGCACCTCCGACACGCGGCTTGGCCCCTGGGTCACGCCCTGGTGGGTGGCGCTGGGCGGCCTGGTTGTCCTGGCCACCGTGCTCGCCTACGTCTCCGGCGTCGTGGCCGCGCGGGCGCTGGGCTCAAAGGTGGCATCCTTCGTCTCACTGACCGAGGTGCTGTTCGCCGTCATCTGGGCCTGGCTGCTGCTCGGCGAGCTTCCCGGCCCGGTCCAACTCCTCGGCGGCCTGCTGATTGTCGGCGGGGTGGTGCTGGTCCGGCTGGATGAACTGCGGCGCCCGGCCGCCCTGGCCGCCGAACTCGACCACGCGAACGACGTCGAACCCGTCCCCTGA
- a CDS encoding CGNR zinc finger domain-containing protein has translation MVFAPDTEVALRSVVGLINTAANGEEQLSTVADLDRFLEAEGFSGSRTRDAGELASVHRLRAELAELWLADEATAVETVNRLLREARALPQLMKHDGWDWHLHATSPEAPLADRMSTEAAMALVDVIRSKEMQRMLVCAADDCDAVVLDLSRNRSKRYCDTGNCANRAHVAAYRARKAAS, from the coding sequence ATGGTTTTTGCCCCTGACACGGAAGTTGCGCTGCGCTCGGTGGTCGGCCTGATCAACACGGCCGCCAACGGTGAAGAGCAACTGTCCACCGTCGCGGACCTGGACCGCTTCCTCGAGGCCGAGGGCTTCAGCGGCTCACGGACCCGGGACGCCGGGGAGCTGGCGAGCGTGCACCGGTTGCGCGCCGAGCTGGCCGAACTGTGGCTGGCCGACGAAGCCACCGCCGTGGAGACCGTTAACCGGCTGCTGCGCGAGGCCAGGGCCCTGCCGCAACTCATGAAGCACGACGGCTGGGACTGGCACCTGCACGCCACCAGCCCCGAGGCGCCGCTGGCCGACCGGATGAGCACCGAGGCAGCGATGGCCCTGGTGGACGTAATCCGCAGCAAGGAAATGCAGCGGATGCTGGTCTGCGCCGCGGACGACTGCGACGCCGTCGTGCTGGATCTCAGCCGGAACCGTTCCAAGCGCTACTGTGACACCGGAAACTGCGCCAACCGCGCGCACGTCGCTGCCTACCGTGCACGGAAGGCGGCGTCCTAG
- a CDS encoding MATE family efflux transporter has translation MPEPAPAPATLTPHARRREILRLAVPAFGALVAEPLFLLADSAIVGHLGVAELAGVGLASAVLHTAVGLMVFLAYSTTPAVARAVGNGQLTRALAAGRDGVWLALVLGVALAAAGFFAAEPLLDLMGARGEVRTFAVDYLRWSMPGLVAMLLVFAGTGVLRGLQDTRTPLAVAAAGFTANIALNFFLVYGVRLSVTGSAVGTSIAQWAMALAYVAMVQRNARNHGVSLRPDWHGIRALARVGSWLMLRTLSLRIAILATVLVATAQGPVNLAAHQLAMTIFTFLAFALDALAIAAQALIGKELGAARPAAARELTGTMVRWGLGFGALTGVLLAAAAPWAGLLFTPDDGVRSALTLALWVLAAGQPLAGYVFVLDGVLIGAGDARYLAIAGVVNLAAYLPLLLAVQLSGSAGGPALLWLWAAFSLGYMLARALTLGLRARTDRWMLLGAR, from the coding sequence GTGCCAGAACCAGCCCCGGCCCCAGCAACGCTGACGCCCCACGCCCGCCGGCGGGAAATCCTCCGCCTTGCCGTTCCCGCGTTCGGGGCGCTGGTCGCGGAGCCGCTGTTCCTGCTGGCCGACTCCGCCATCGTCGGACACCTGGGTGTGGCCGAGCTCGCCGGTGTCGGGCTGGCCTCCGCCGTGCTGCATACCGCGGTGGGGCTGATGGTGTTCCTGGCCTACTCCACAACCCCGGCGGTGGCGCGGGCGGTCGGCAACGGGCAGCTGACCCGGGCCCTGGCGGCCGGACGTGACGGCGTGTGGCTCGCCCTGGTGCTGGGTGTCGCCCTGGCCGCGGCCGGATTCTTCGCCGCTGAACCGCTGCTGGACCTGATGGGTGCCCGCGGCGAGGTGCGGACCTTTGCCGTGGACTACCTGCGCTGGTCCATGCCCGGCCTCGTGGCAATGCTGCTCGTCTTTGCCGGGACCGGTGTCCTGCGGGGCCTGCAGGACACCCGGACGCCGCTGGCCGTGGCTGCGGCCGGCTTCACCGCGAACATCGCGCTGAACTTTTTCCTGGTCTACGGCGTGCGGCTCTCTGTCACCGGCTCGGCCGTGGGCACCAGCATCGCCCAGTGGGCCATGGCCCTGGCCTATGTCGCGATGGTCCAACGCAACGCGCGCAACCATGGGGTGTCCCTGCGCCCGGACTGGCACGGCATCCGGGCGCTGGCCCGGGTGGGCTCGTGGCTGATGCTGCGGACGCTCAGCCTCCGCATCGCCATCCTTGCCACCGTGCTGGTGGCCACGGCCCAGGGGCCGGTCAACCTGGCTGCGCACCAGCTCGCCATGACCATCTTCACCTTCCTCGCGTTCGCCCTGGACGCCCTCGCGATTGCCGCCCAGGCGCTTATCGGCAAGGAACTTGGGGCCGCCCGACCGGCCGCCGCCCGCGAGCTGACCGGAACCATGGTCCGCTGGGGACTTGGCTTCGGCGCGCTGACCGGAGTCCTGCTCGCCGCCGCCGCGCCGTGGGCCGGGCTGCTGTTCACGCCCGATGACGGCGTCCGGTCCGCCCTCACGCTCGCCCTGTGGGTCCTCGCCGCCGGGCAACCGCTCGCGGGCTACGTCTTTGTCCTCGACGGGGTGCTGATCGGGGCCGGTGACGCGCGGTACCTGGCGATCGCCGGCGTCGTGAATCTCGCCGCCTACCTGCCCCTGCTCCTGGCGGTCCAGCTCTCCGGTTCCGCCGGCGGCCCGGCGCTGCTCTGGCTGTGGGCCGCCTTCTCGCTCGGCTACATGCTGGCCCGCGCGCTCACGCTGGGGCTGCGGGCCCGCACGGACCGCTGGATGCTGCTCGGCGCCCGCTGA
- a CDS encoding DoxX family protein — MNQPTLTTAARTILRVVTGFLFAAHGWQKFNEFTIPGTQAAFVQMGVPAANLVAPVIATLELVGGVALILGVLTRVFAVLLALDMLGALFLVHAPAGIFAAAGGYELVLLLAAAALAVALVGAGRVSVDKAVFGRSGSKLSALA, encoded by the coding sequence ATGAACCAGCCCACACTCACCACCGCGGCCCGCACGATCCTGCGCGTCGTCACCGGCTTCCTGTTCGCCGCCCACGGCTGGCAGAAATTCAACGAATTCACCATTCCCGGTACTCAGGCCGCCTTCGTGCAAATGGGTGTCCCGGCCGCAAACCTCGTCGCCCCGGTCATCGCCACCCTGGAACTTGTCGGCGGCGTCGCCCTGATCCTCGGCGTGCTGACCCGCGTGTTCGCAGTGCTCCTCGCCCTGGACATGCTGGGCGCCCTGTTCCTGGTGCATGCGCCGGCGGGCATATTTGCCGCCGCGGGCGGCTATGAGCTGGTGCTGCTCCTGGCCGCCGCGGCCCTCGCCGTAGCGCTCGTCGGCGCCGGTCGGGTATCCGTCGACAAGGCCGTCTTTGGCCGCAGCGGATCCAAGCTCAGCGCCCTGGCGTAG
- a CDS encoding acyl-CoA thioesterase, whose protein sequence is MSETSANAVTLRFLAAPTDVGHSGSVDAGTVLEWVDKAAYAAAVGWAKSYCVTAYVGNIHFADPVNSGDMVEVTATIAYTGRSSMHIRTVVSSGDPKGSPATMRSQCMVIFVAVGEDGKPIPVPQYEPSTPAEIEQRDHALARIKVREDIVQAMSGQEYTDAGTAERVTLRFMAAPTDVNWGGKVHGGIVMKWIDEAAYVCASRYCGMDTVAVFSGGVRFYRPLLIGHLVEVEARLVYTGTKGMHIAVHVRSGDPKGHELNLTTYCLTVMVARDENGTSVPVPRWVPVSAEDKRLHAHARELLEIRGRAPGNRLPNHLL, encoded by the coding sequence ATGAGTGAGACTTCCGCCAACGCCGTCACCCTGCGCTTCCTTGCCGCCCCCACGGACGTCGGCCACAGCGGCTCCGTGGACGCCGGGACGGTGCTCGAGTGGGTGGACAAGGCAGCCTACGCCGCCGCCGTCGGCTGGGCGAAGTCCTACTGCGTGACCGCCTATGTGGGGAATATCCACTTCGCGGATCCGGTGAACAGCGGCGACATGGTGGAGGTCACGGCAACCATCGCCTACACCGGCCGTTCCTCCATGCACATCCGGACCGTCGTCTCCTCCGGCGATCCCAAGGGCAGCCCCGCCACAATGCGCAGCCAGTGCATGGTGATCTTCGTGGCCGTGGGCGAGGACGGCAAACCGATTCCGGTGCCGCAGTATGAACCGTCGACGCCGGCCGAGATCGAGCAGCGCGACCACGCGCTGGCGCGGATCAAGGTCCGCGAGGACATCGTCCAGGCCATGAGCGGGCAGGAATACACCGACGCCGGAACCGCCGAACGCGTTACGCTGCGGTTCATGGCGGCCCCCACGGACGTGAACTGGGGCGGCAAGGTCCACGGCGGAATCGTCATGAAGTGGATCGACGAGGCCGCCTACGTGTGCGCCTCACGCTACTGCGGGATGGACACGGTGGCGGTCTTCTCCGGCGGCGTGCGGTTCTACCGGCCGCTGCTCATCGGCCACCTCGTGGAGGTGGAGGCCCGGCTGGTCTACACCGGGACGAAGGGCATGCACATTGCCGTCCACGTCCGCTCCGGCGATCCCAAGGGGCACGAACTGAACCTCACCACGTACTGCCTGACCGTCATGGTGGCCCGGGACGAGAACGGGACCTCCGTGCCGGTCCCGAGGTGGGTTCCGGTCTCCGCGGAGGATAAGCGGCTGCACGCGCATGCCCGGGAGCTGCTGGAGATCAGGGGCCGGGCACCCGGAAACCGGCTGCCCAACCACCTGCTCTAG
- the dnaB gene encoding replicative DNA helicase yields the protein MSVTHLDSVEGTRGAEGSRKPPQDIPAEQSVLGGMMLSKDAIADVVEILRGQDFYRPAHETVYEAIIDLYGRGEPADAVTVSDELTKRGEINRIGGPAYLHELIQTVPTAANAGYYAEIVAERAVLRRLVNAGTKIVQLGYGQDGEVEDLVNQAQAEVYAVAERRTAEDYVVLKDVMESTVDEIEASGHRGEGMVGVPTGFYELDELTHGLHPGQMIVIAARPAVGKSTFALDFARSAAIKNNLATVMFSLEMGRNEIAMRLLSAEATIGLQDLRKGTIKDEQWSKIATTMGRMNDAPLFIDDSPNMSLMEIRAKCRRLKQQHDLKLVILDYLQLMSSGKKVESRQQEVSEFSRALKLLAKELQVPVIALSQLNRGSEQRQDKRPMVSDLRESGSIEQDADMVILLHREDVYDKESPRAGEADILIAKHRNGPTKDIVVAFQGHYSRFANMAGDAGGGGF from the coding sequence TTGTCAGTTACGCATCTTGACTCGGTTGAGGGCACCCGGGGGGCCGAAGGCAGCCGCAAGCCGCCGCAGGACATCCCCGCCGAACAGTCCGTGCTGGGCGGCATGATGCTGTCCAAGGATGCCATCGCGGACGTTGTGGAAATCCTGCGCGGCCAGGACTTCTACCGCCCGGCGCACGAGACCGTCTACGAGGCCATCATCGACCTCTACGGCCGCGGCGAGCCCGCCGATGCCGTGACCGTGTCGGATGAGCTGACCAAGCGGGGCGAAATCAACCGGATCGGCGGCCCGGCCTACCTCCACGAGCTGATCCAGACCGTTCCCACCGCGGCCAATGCCGGCTACTACGCCGAGATTGTGGCCGAACGGGCCGTCCTCCGCCGGCTGGTCAATGCGGGCACCAAGATCGTCCAGCTCGGCTACGGCCAGGACGGCGAGGTGGAGGACCTGGTCAACCAGGCGCAGGCGGAGGTCTACGCCGTGGCCGAGCGCCGCACCGCCGAGGACTACGTCGTCCTCAAGGACGTCATGGAATCGACAGTGGATGAGATCGAGGCGTCCGGGCACCGCGGCGAAGGCATGGTGGGCGTCCCCACCGGCTTCTATGAACTCGACGAACTGACCCACGGCCTGCACCCGGGCCAGATGATCGTTATCGCCGCCCGTCCCGCCGTCGGCAAGTCCACGTTCGCGCTGGACTTCGCCCGCTCCGCGGCCATCAAGAACAACCTCGCCACGGTCATGTTTTCGCTCGAAATGGGCCGGAACGAAATCGCGATGCGCCTGCTCTCGGCGGAGGCCACGATCGGCCTGCAGGACCTTCGCAAGGGCACCATCAAGGACGAGCAATGGTCCAAGATCGCCACCACCATGGGCCGGATGAACGATGCCCCGCTGTTCATCGATGACAGCCCCAATATGTCGCTGATGGAAATCCGCGCCAAGTGCCGCCGGCTGAAGCAGCAGCACGACCTAAAGCTGGTCATCCTCGACTACCTGCAGCTCATGAGCTCGGGCAAGAAGGTCGAATCCCGCCAGCAGGAAGTCTCGGAGTTCTCCCGCGCACTCAAGCTGCTGGCCAAAGAACTGCAGGTTCCCGTCATCGCGCTGTCGCAGCTGAACCGTGGCTCCGAGCAGCGCCAGGACAAGCGTCCGATGGTCTCCGACCTGCGCGAGTCCGGCTCGATCGAGCAGGACGCCGACATGGTCATCCTGCTGCACCGCGAAGACGTCTACGACAAGGAGTCCCCGCGCGCCGGCGAGGCGGACATCCTGATCGCCAAGCACCGCAACGGTCCCACCAAGGACATCGTGGTGGCGTTCCAGGGCCACTACTCCCGCTTCGCCAACATGGCGGGCGATGCCGGCGGCGGAGGCTTCTAG
- a CDS encoding zf-TFIIB domain-containing protein: MKCPLDSVDLVMTERSGVEIDYCPQCRGVWLDRGELDKIIDRAADSYRGPGPVAPAPAAAPTPPGHIPPPLYNLDPRRNDRRPDDRRFDDHRRPKKKEGWLGDLFDF; encoded by the coding sequence ATGAAATGTCCCCTGGATTCCGTAGACCTGGTAATGACCGAACGTAGCGGCGTGGAAATTGATTACTGCCCGCAGTGCCGCGGGGTGTGGCTGGACCGCGGCGAACTGGACAAGATCATCGATCGGGCGGCGGACAGTTACCGCGGCCCCGGCCCGGTCGCACCCGCGCCCGCCGCGGCGCCGACCCCGCCGGGGCACATTCCGCCGCCTCTCTACAACCTGGATCCGCGCCGGAATGACCGTCGCCCGGATGACCGGCGCTTTGACGACCACCGCCGGCCAAAGAAAAAGGAAGGCTGGCTGGGGGACCTGTTCGACTTTTAG
- a CDS encoding FMN reductase, whose translation METRRITVLSAGLGVPSSSRLLADQLAASAERQLTNAGYAVTVDVVELRDLAVEIANNFVTGYAAPRLAEVIAGVEASDGIIAVSPVFSASYSGLFKSFIDVLDPKSLDGKAVLLGATGGTDRHQMVLDYAMRPLFSYLRTRTAATGVFAGPQDWGTTGDGGTPLSARIERAAGEFTRLLDGAQPRQQQAPLESLPFEQLLAGISAGN comes from the coding sequence GTGGAAACCCGCCGTATCACCGTTCTCTCCGCCGGACTCGGCGTCCCGTCGTCAAGCCGCCTACTGGCGGACCAGCTGGCGGCTTCGGCCGAACGCCAGCTGACCAACGCGGGCTACGCTGTGACGGTCGACGTCGTCGAACTGCGGGATCTGGCCGTTGAGATCGCCAATAACTTCGTGACCGGCTACGCTGCGCCGCGCCTGGCCGAGGTGATCGCCGGGGTGGAGGCTTCCGACGGCATCATCGCCGTCAGCCCGGTCTTCAGCGCGTCCTACAGCGGATTGTTCAAGTCGTTCATCGACGTGCTGGACCCCAAGTCGCTGGACGGCAAGGCCGTGTTGCTGGGCGCCACCGGCGGCACCGACCGGCATCAGATGGTGCTGGACTACGCGATGCGCCCTCTCTTCAGCTACCTGCGCACCCGGACCGCCGCCACGGGCGTCTTCGCCGGGCCCCAGGACTGGGGAACGACCGGCGACGGCGGCACCCCGCTCTCGGCGAGGATCGAGCGGGCGGCGGGGGAGTTCACCCGCCTGCTCGACGGTGCGCAGCCGCGGCAGCAGCAGGCGCCGCTGGAGTCACTGCCGTTCGAGCAGTTGCTCGCCGGCATCTCCGCCGGCAACTAG